TTACTTTCAGTTCATCAGGTTTAGCAGTATAAGCAATATATACCGTATACTTTTCAGTATTAGTGTACTTTTTATTTAATGTGATGTACAGTTTATTATTGTTATAAACATATTTAAGCGGGGTATTTCCTTTTACGCCAACCAATGCAACGGTTTTAATATCCATTCCCTGTGCATCAAGTGTTAAAGAGTCTGTAGCATAAAAATGAGGCTTTAAAGTAACCCATTCCTTACCAAATAGGTATCGCTTAGCATAATCAAAAGATACATCGAGTTTGGTATGTATCAGATCGTTAACTTTAGTTGCAGTTACACGGTAAATATTTAAGTTGTTCGATTTTTCTACAGGCAGTTCCTGCGCAAAAAGTGGTTTAGCCATAAAGGCCGAAGCCAGCATTATCCCACAGGCAATAATTTTTTTATCCATTTTTATGTTGTTACAGTTAGTTTTACTTTAAACGAGCTATTTGTGCTAAAGTTAAAACGCAAATGTAGTTCCCTTTCGTTTGTTTTTACAAACACATTAAAACATTTAATTGGTTGCTACAGGCTTCAAAATGTAACCTTTAAGTTGCAGTCCTTTTATCAAACCTTCAGTACCTACTAAATGACCCGCCCCGACCGCTATAAACAACGACTGGTTTTGCATTAAGGCAGGTAATTGATCCAACCATCTTTTATTTCGATTTTTTAACACTTCAGTCATAAACTCTTTGGTTTCCTCGTCTTGTATTTTAAAAAAATCGGTTAATTTATCGATATCCTGGGTGATATAATACGTTTTCAGCTCTTCCATTTTTTGTTTGCTTTTATCTCCCTCCCTAATCGATTTCAGCAATGCTTTTTTTTGTTTTTGCAGATCATTATCGAATAAAAGTGCTCCCTGATACTCGGCTGTTTCTAACCCATACAATGATTTACCATTGTTTTTAGCATATGCCTGGAAACTATTATCAATTCCTTCTCCTACATCTTTTAATAGATCTGCATTATCAAAAAACACCATCATAAACGACACCATTGCAGGCTTAAAGTTGTTTAGCTCCTTTAATTCAAAATCGGGCTGTTTGGTTTTGAAATAATCTTCTACCTCTTTAAATTCTGCTTTTGTTAATAAACTATCGAGTGTGTTGTTTTTCATCATTAAAAAAGGCGCCATTTTCTTCTGTATGGTACTATCCATTACAATTTCACCCACTACCGCATCGGCCGATTTCAATTTCTCCTGCAAAACCTTCATGGTATCCGCAAATTTAGCCCCTATTAAATGATGCGTGCCAAATAGATAGGAAGGCTTTTTTAGCCCATTACCAGAAATTTCCCATAAAAGAGAGTTCGTTGCCTTCTTGGGTTGTGCGTTAAGGCTGAGCCCGAAGCCTAAAAGGGCAATGAATAATAGTTTAATTTTTTTCATTGAATAGTAGTATTGAGTAAAATTAGGGTAAGATATTAAGAATTATGCTAAAGCTAAGCTTGTGTAGGCACTAGAAAATGTGCTCTCATAAAATATTGCTTTCATAAAGGCAAATCCTTATTTTGGTCAAATATGAAAAACGCGCTATTACTCCTTATTGCAATCTGCATCACCACGCTCGTTTCTGCCCAGCAGTATGTTATTAACGCACAAATTACTGGCTTTGAAAACGGAACTAAGTTTTACTTAAACGATTCGGAGCTTGATACCGACATTGATAGCGCCATAATCAAAAATAATGTTCTAAATTTCAAAGGCATGCTTAGGAAAACACCTCAATCATTATGGGTAAAAACAACTGTAGCCAAGGAGTTTTACTATTTTACCTTACTAATGGGAAATGAAAAAATTAATGTAAAGGGAGACATTAAGGATTTTCCTTTTGACCTGAAGATAACGGGATCAAAAACACAGGATATGCATAATAAAATGATAGACTTGACTAAAGCAGGTTATAAGCAACGGAATAAATTAGTAGCGGAATATTTTGCACTGACAGGAGATAGTGCGAAATTAAAGGCTAAAGCGATATGGAAGGTGATTGGGAAAATAGATAGTACAGACAGGATTACAAGAATGAATTTTGTAAGGCAGAATTTAAATAGTTTCGAAGCACTCGATGCTCTTTTCTATCTTAAAAATGACTTTCCGAGAGACACAATACGTAAATTTTACAATTCTCTCCATGCAGATTTTAAGAATACTTTATATGCAAAAAGAATTGATACGTATTTAAAGGTTGGGGATATTATCGATAAAGGAGATAGTTTCTACAATTTTTATGCTTTCGATAAAGATGCTAAGCAACATTCTTTAGCTGAGTTGTCGGGCAAGTATATATTATTGGATTTTTCAACTTCTTTCTGTGGCCCTTGTATAGAATCCATTCCAGAGTTAAAGGAAATCTCTCAAAAGCTCAATGATAATTTATCAGTAGTCTCCTTTTCATGTGATGCAGGGAAGGAAACTTGGTTAAAGGGCTTAAATAGAGATCAACCTCAATGGCTAAGCCTCTGGGATGGGAAAGGATTTTATGGCGAAACAATCATCAAATATGGTGTTTCTGGTTATCCTACTTTTGTACTAATCAATCCACAAGGCAAGATCGTCTCCAAATGGTCAGGCTATGAAAAAGGAGCACTATTTAAGAAAGTTCTTGGACAGATCTCTACAAAATCTAATTAATATTCTGTTTTGCACTTAAGCCCAAACTCAATGTGTAAAAGAGAATCACGAATAATTTGATCTTTCTATTAAGTAAGGGTTTTCAGCCGATTGTGATAAGATAAGCGGTAAACATACCTACTTTCCTTTATTTTTTTTGTTTTTTTGTGTAAATCGTTAGATATATGACTACAGATATTCAATCCATTTTAAACAAACTGGGCATTAATGCAAGCAATGCCGCCTATAGTACAGGCAGCAATTGGGGCGGTGAACTTAATCCAAATACATTAGAAAGTTTTTCTCCTGTTGATGGTAAGCTGATTGCTTCGGCAAAGGTTGCAAGTGCTGCTGATTATGATGCTGTTGTACTTAAAGCGCAGGAAGCATTTACAGCATGGCGTTCGGTTCCAGCGCCCAAAAGAGGAGAAATTGTGCGCCAGTTTGGTGACGCATTACGCGAAAACAAAGATGCCTTGGGTACCTTAGTTTCTTACGAGATGGGCAAAAGTTTGCAGGAAGGGCTTGGCGAAGTACAGGAAATGATCGATATCTGTGATTTCGCCGTAGGTTTATCGAGACAGCTTTATGGTTTAACCATGCACAGCGAGCGCCCGAGCCACCGCATGTACGAACAATGGCATCCTTTGGGAATTGTAGGTATCATTTCTGCATTTAATTTTCCTGTAGCCGTATGGAGTTGGAATACCGCCCTGGCCTTGGTTTGCGGCAATGTTTGCATTTGGAAGCCATCAGAAAAAACCCCTTTAACCGCCGTTGCGTGCCAACATATTATTGCGAAGGTTTTTAAAGATAACGATATAGCCGAAGGCGTTTGTAACCTTGTTTTAGGAGATAGGGAAGTTGGAGAACTGATGACAAATGATGGACGCATCCCTTTAATTTCTGCCACCGGCTCTACAAGGATGGGCAAGGCAGTTGGCGCAGCTGTTGGTGCACGGTTAGGGAAAAGCCTGTTGGAGCTAGGCGGCAATAATGCCATTATCATTTCAGAACATGCTGATTTAGATATGAGTTTAATTGGTGCTGTATTTGGTGCTGTTGGTACTGCAGGCCAGCGCTGCACTTCTACCAGAAGATTAATTATACACGAAAGCGTATATGATGCTTTTACTGCTAAACTGGTTAAAGCTTACGGACAGTTGCGCATAGGCGATCCATTAGATCAAAATAACCACGTTGGTCCGCTGATTGATACCGATGCAGTTGCAGCTTACCTAGATTCTATAGCAAAATGTAAGGCCGAAGGCGGCAATTTTGTGGTAGAAGGAGGCGTTTTATCTGGCGATGCTTATACAAGCGGGTGTTATGTAAAACCATGTATTGCCGAAGTTCAGAATGATTTTAACATTGTTCAGCATGAAACATTTGCGCCTATTTTATATCTGATTAAATACAAAACATTAGAGGAGGCCATTGCCTTGCAAAATGCCGTTCCTCAAGGATTATCATCGGCCATTATGACCTTGAATTTAAGAGAGGCTGAGCAGTTCTTATCCGCTAACGGATCTGACTGTGGCATAGCCAACGTAAATATCGGTACTTCAGGTGCAGAAATTGGTGGTGCTTTTGGTGGTGAGAAAGAAACCGGTGGTGGCCGTGAAAGTGGATCGGATGCCTGGAGAGCTTATATGCGCAGACAAACCAATACCATCAATTATTCGAATACACTGCCTTTAGCACAGGGGATAAAATTTGATTTGTAAAATCGTCCTCGTTTGTAACAAACGATCATCTTTTTAAAATAAAAAAGGCACTAAATTTAAAATTTAGTGCCTTTCTGGTAAAATATATGATGGAGTTAGAATAGTTTTTCTAGTATATCTACTTGTATATCATCGTAGCGGGATTTGTTGTTGTTTGCTAAAAGTGATTTTCCTGTTAATCTGATACTACTTTCTTGAGCGGTAAAACCGTCCATGTTTATTTTCGATGCTACGCCCAAAACAGCTTGGTGTGTATCGGTAGTGCCTTCCAATTTTAATGATGCGCCATCTTTAATATTTGTTGATAAATTAACCGTATTGGCTTTAATATCTGCCGATGCCTCATCATTTAAAACAATGCTTAGGTTTAACAGGTTGAAATTTCCAGCAGTGTTTACACTTGCAGTATTTGAAGCTTCGATGGCAGTTAAATTGTTTACGTGGGCAATTACGGTTAGGGTATTTTTATCAAAAGAGCTGATCCTAAGTTCTTCGCCCTGCTGTTGCACCAACGCATTTTTGGTATAATACTGATCATAAACCACAACACTTTCTTTGGCATCCTGAACAAGGATCAGTTTCACATTTCCGGAAACTACAATTTTGCTTATGTTTTTAACTTTTGTTAATGCAGTGTAGCTGGTATTATTTTCTGTTGCGTTTGCTACTACTGTTGCGCTGCTTAAAGTAACCATTACTAATGCTGCTGCGAATAAATTTTTGATAGAAGTTTTCATGACCTTAATATTTTTATGTTTATAAATCTTTATTTTAAATCCCTAATTATTAGGTGGTTTTGTAATTAAGACTATATACTATCAAAAACGTTTCAGCCAATTATGGGCTATTATACCATGGGCTTGTATTTATAGACGAACGCCTAATTAACCTATATGAAAAACGATTTGTTGTAAACCTGAAAGATTAAAATGAATTGACTATTAGGCAATAATGTTAAAAAAGGTTAAAGCATTATGCACAACTAACATATTAGTTTTATATTCGGCAAACAAAACAAAATCCTATCTATGAAACGCCTACTACTCTCGCTGTGCTTTTTTATTTTTATCACAACTTATTCCAGGGCGCAGGGTCTACACACGATTAAAGGCCGAACGATTGATACAGCATCGACAACGCTTTTATCAGGAACATCTATTGCCGTTTTAAATGCAAAAGATTCTACTTTGGTAAAATTTACCCGTGCAGCAGAAAATGGCTCATTCGAACTTACTGGCATTAAAAATGGAA
The nucleotide sequence above comes from Pedobacter riviphilus. Encoded proteins:
- the amaB gene encoding L-piperidine-6-carboxylate dehydrogenase — its product is MTTDIQSILNKLGINASNAAYSTGSNWGGELNPNTLESFSPVDGKLIASAKVASAADYDAVVLKAQEAFTAWRSVPAPKRGEIVRQFGDALRENKDALGTLVSYEMGKSLQEGLGEVQEMIDICDFAVGLSRQLYGLTMHSERPSHRMYEQWHPLGIVGIISAFNFPVAVWSWNTALALVCGNVCIWKPSEKTPLTAVACQHIIAKVFKDNDIAEGVCNLVLGDREVGELMTNDGRIPLISATGSTRMGKAVGAAVGARLGKSLLELGGNNAIIISEHADLDMSLIGAVFGAVGTAGQRCTSTRRLIIHESVYDAFTAKLVKAYGQLRIGDPLDQNNHVGPLIDTDAVAAYLDSIAKCKAEGGNFVVEGGVLSGDAYTSGCYVKPCIAEVQNDFNIVQHETFAPILYLIKYKTLEEAIALQNAVPQGLSSAIMTLNLREAEQFLSANGSDCGIANVNIGTSGAEIGGAFGGEKETGGGRESGSDAWRAYMRRQTNTINYSNTLPLAQGIKFDL
- a CDS encoding TlpA disulfide reductase family protein encodes the protein MKNALLLLIAICITTLVSAQQYVINAQITGFENGTKFYLNDSELDTDIDSAIIKNNVLNFKGMLRKTPQSLWVKTTVAKEFYYFTLLMGNEKINVKGDIKDFPFDLKITGSKTQDMHNKMIDLTKAGYKQRNKLVAEYFALTGDSAKLKAKAIWKVIGKIDSTDRITRMNFVRQNLNSFEALDALFYLKNDFPRDTIRKFYNSLHADFKNTLYAKRIDTYLKVGDIIDKGDSFYNFYAFDKDAKQHSLAELSGKYILLDFSTSFCGPCIESIPELKEISQKLNDNLSVVSFSCDAGKETWLKGLNRDQPQWLSLWDGKGFYGETIIKYGVSGYPTFVLINPQGKIVSKWSGYEKGALFKKVLGQISTKSN
- a CDS encoding GIN domain-containing protein translates to MKTSIKNLFAAALVMVTLSSATVVANATENNTSYTALTKVKNISKIVVSGNVKLILVQDAKESVVVYDQYYTKNALVQQQGEELRISSFDKNTLTVIAHVNNLTAIEASNTASVNTAGNFNLLNLSIVLNDEASADIKANTVNLSTNIKDGASLKLEGTTDTHQAVLGVASKINMDGFTAQESSIRLTGKSLLANNNKSRYDDIQVDILEKLF
- a CDS encoding TraB/GumN family protein, whose translation is MKKIKLLFIALLGFGLSLNAQPKKATNSLLWEISGNGLKKPSYLFGTHHLIGAKFADTMKVLQEKLKSADAVVGEIVMDSTIQKKMAPFLMMKNNTLDSLLTKAEFKEVEDYFKTKQPDFELKELNNFKPAMVSFMMVFFDNADLLKDVGEGIDNSFQAYAKNNGKSLYGLETAEYQGALLFDNDLQKQKKALLKSIREGDKSKQKMEELKTYYITQDIDKLTDFFKIQDEETKEFMTEVLKNRNKRWLDQLPALMQNQSLFIAVGAGHLVGTEGLIKGLQLKGYILKPVATN